One stretch of Nesterenkonia halotolerans DNA includes these proteins:
- the tuf gene encoding elongation factor Tu: MAKAKFERNKPHLNIGTIGHVDHGKTTLTAAISKVLSEKYPDLNQGRDFASIDNAPEERERGITINVSHVEYQTEARHYAHVDAPGHADYVKNMITGAAQMDGAILVVAATDGPMAQTREHVLLARQVGVPALLVALNKSDMVEDEELLDLVEMEVRELLDSQGYDGDNAPVIRTSGLKALEGDAEWVKTVEDLMEAVDTFIPEPERDKDKPFLMPIEDVFTITGRGTVVTGRAERGTLKINSEIEILGIRPKQKTTVTGIEMFHKQLDEAWAGENCGLLLRGLKRDDVERGQVVAAPGSITPHTQFEANVYILSKDEGGRHNPFYTNYRPQFYFRTTDVTGVISLPEGTEMVMPGDNTEMTVELIQEIAMEDGLGFAIREGGRTVGSGRVTKILK; this comes from the coding sequence GTGGCCAAGGCAAAGTTCGAGCGTAACAAGCCGCACCTTAACATCGGCACCATCGGTCACGTCGACCATGGCAAGACCACCCTGACAGCTGCGATCTCCAAGGTCCTGTCGGAGAAGTACCCCGACCTGAACCAGGGTCGCGACTTCGCCTCGATCGACAACGCTCCCGAGGAGCGCGAGCGCGGCATCACGATCAACGTCTCCCACGTGGAGTACCAGACCGAGGCGCGCCACTATGCACACGTGGACGCCCCCGGTCACGCTGACTACGTGAAGAACATGATCACCGGTGCCGCTCAGATGGACGGTGCGATCCTGGTCGTCGCCGCCACCGACGGTCCGATGGCACAGACCCGTGAGCACGTTCTGCTCGCCCGCCAGGTCGGCGTTCCCGCTCTCCTGGTCGCACTGAACAAGTCCGACATGGTCGAGGACGAAGAGCTCCTGGACCTCGTCGAGATGGAGGTGCGCGAGCTCCTCGATTCACAGGGCTACGACGGCGACAACGCACCGGTCATCCGCACCTCAGGGCTGAAGGCTCTCGAGGGCGACGCCGAGTGGGTCAAGACCGTTGAAGACCTCATGGAGGCCGTGGACACCTTCATCCCCGAGCCAGAGCGCGACAAGGACAAGCCGTTCCTGATGCCGATCGAGGACGTCTTCACCATCACCGGTCGTGGCACCGTGGTGACCGGTCGCGCCGAGCGCGGCACGCTGAAGATCAACTCCGAGATCGAGATCCTCGGCATCCGCCCCAAGCAGAAGACCACCGTCACCGGTATCGAGATGTTCCACAAGCAGCTCGATGAGGCTTGGGCCGGCGAGAACTGTGGACTGCTGCTTCGCGGTCTGAAGCGCGATGACGTCGAGCGCGGCCAGGTTGTGGCTGCTCCCGGCTCCATCACCCCGCACACGCAGTTCGAGGCCAACGTCTACATCCTGTCCAAGGATGAGGGCGGACGCCACAACCCCTTCTACACCAACTACCGTCCGCAGTTCTACTTCCGGACCACCGACGTCACCGGCGTCATCTCGCTGCCCGAGGGCACCGAGATGGTCATGCCAGGCGATAACACCGAGATGACTGTTGAGCTCATCCAGGAGATCGCCATGGAAGACGGCCTCGGCTTCGCCATCCGCGAGGGTGGACGCACCGTTGGTTCAGGTCGAGTCACCAAGATCCTGAAGTAA
- the rpsJ gene encoding 30S ribosomal protein S10, whose amino-acid sequence MAGQKIRIRLKSYDHEVIDTSARKIVDTVTRAGATVVGPVPLPTEKNVYAVIRSPHKYKDSREHFEMRTHKRLIDIVDPTPKAVDSLMRLDLPADVNIEIKL is encoded by the coding sequence ATGGCGGGACAAAAAATCCGCATCCGGCTGAAGTCGTATGACCACGAAGTCATCGACACCTCGGCCCGGAAGATCGTCGACACGGTCACACGTGCTGGTGCAACGGTTGTCGGCCCAGTGCCGCTGCCCACCGAGAAGAACGTGTACGCCGTGATTCGCTCTCCCCACAAATACAAGGACTCTCGCGAGCACTTCGAGATGCGCACTCATAAGCGCCTCATCGACATCGTGGACCCGACGCCCAAGGCTGTCGACTCCCTGATGCGACTCGACCTGCCTGCAGACGTCAACATCGAGATCAAGCTCTAG
- the rplC gene encoding 50S ribosomal protein L3, whose protein sequence is MTNISRVELNVKGLLGTKLGMTQVWDENNTLIPVTVVQADSNVVTQIRTAESDGYNSVQIGFGRIDPRKVTKPLAGHFEKAGVTPRRHVVEIRTSDSGSYELGQDLSVEAFETGQKVDVVGKTKGKGFAGVMKRHGFAGVGASHGSHKNHRKPGSIGGASTPGRVFKGLRMAGRMGGVRQTTHNLTVHAVDAEKNLLLIKGALPGARGQVVLVRTAVKGA, encoded by the coding sequence ATGACCAATATTTCCCGCGTTGAACTGAACGTCAAGGGACTGCTGGGCACGAAGCTCGGCATGACCCAGGTCTGGGACGAGAACAACACCCTCATCCCAGTCACTGTCGTCCAAGCCGACTCCAATGTCGTGACCCAGATCCGCACCGCAGAGAGCGACGGATACAACTCCGTCCAGATCGGCTTCGGCCGCATCGATCCGCGCAAGGTGACCAAGCCGCTCGCCGGCCACTTCGAGAAGGCCGGCGTGACCCCGCGTCGCCACGTCGTCGAGATCCGCACCTCTGATTCCGGCTCCTATGAGCTGGGTCAGGACCTGAGCGTCGAAGCGTTCGAGACCGGCCAGAAGGTCGATGTCGTGGGCAAGACCAAGGGCAAGGGCTTCGCCGGCGTCATGAAGCGCCACGGCTTCGCCGGCGTCGGAGCTTCGCACGGTTCGCACAAGAACCACCGCAAGCCCGGCTCCATCGGCGGCGCCTCGACCCCGGGTCGCGTCTTCAAGGGTCTGCGCATGGCCGGTCGCATGGGCGGAGTCCGTCAGACCACCCATAACCTGACCGTTCACGCAGTGGACGCCGAGAAGAACCTGCTGCTCATCAAGGGCGCCCTTCCGGGTGCTCGTGGCCAGGTCGTCCTGGTCCGCACCGCAGTGAAGGGAGCATGA
- the rplD gene encoding 50S ribosomal protein L4, which translates to MANKVSVDFPAEVFDAKTNVALIHQVVVAQRAAARQGTHKTKTRSEVSGTGAKPFRQKGTGRARQGSLRGPHMIGGGVVHGPTPRDYAQRTPKKMKAAALRGALSDRARNDRIHVVDSLVVDAASTKAAKAALAGLGGANRNWLVVIDRSDDIAALSTRNLPHVHTLYADQLNTYDVIVSDDIVFTQAGYDAFLAQGTAKEETK; encoded by the coding sequence ATGGCCAACAAGGTTTCTGTCGACTTCCCCGCAGAGGTATTCGACGCCAAGACCAACGTCGCGCTGATCCACCAGGTGGTCGTCGCGCAGCGGGCAGCCGCTCGCCAGGGCACCCACAAGACCAAGACTCGCTCTGAGGTCTCCGGCACCGGCGCCAAGCCGTTCCGGCAGAAGGGCACCGGCCGTGCCCGTCAGGGTTCCCTGCGCGGACCGCACATGATCGGCGGTGGCGTCGTCCACGGCCCCACCCCGCGTGACTACGCCCAGCGCACGCCCAAGAAGATGAAGGCAGCCGCTCTGCGCGGAGCCCTCTCGGACCGGGCACGCAACGACCGTATCCACGTGGTGGATTCGCTGGTCGTCGACGCGGCCTCCACCAAGGCGGCCAAGGCCGCACTGGCAGGCCTCGGCGGCGCGAACCGCAACTGGCTCGTCGTGATCGACCGCAGCGATGACATCGCCGCACTGTCGACTCGCAACCTGCCCCACGTCCACACCCTGTATGCCGACCAGCTGAACACCTACGACGTCATCGTCTCCGATGACATCGTGTTCACTCAGGCCGGCTATGACGCCTTCCTGGCACAGGGCACTGCGAAGGAGGAGACCAAGTGA
- the rplW gene encoding 50S ribosomal protein L23, producing the protein MSVLTSKDPRDVIIAPVVSEKSYGLIDEGKFTFLVDPRATKSEIKYAVEKIFSVRVNSVNTINRAGKRKRTKFGWGSRTGTKRAIITLKEGYNIDIFGGSAA; encoded by the coding sequence GTGAGCGTCCTGACAAGCAAGGACCCGCGCGACGTCATCATCGCACCCGTCGTGTCGGAGAAGTCCTACGGGCTGATCGACGAGGGCAAGTTCACCTTCCTGGTGGACCCCCGAGCCACGAAGTCCGAGATCAAATACGCCGTGGAGAAGATCTTCTCCGTGCGTGTGAACTCGGTCAACACCATCAATCGAGCTGGCAAGCGCAAGCGCACCAAGTTCGGATGGGGCTCGCGCACAGGTACCAAGCGCGCCATCATCACCCTCAAAGAGGGCTACAACATTGACATCTTCGGAGGATCCGCAGCCTGA
- the rplB gene encoding 50S ribosomal protein L2, protein MAIRNLKPNTPGQRGSSVADFAEITRDTPEKSLLRPLSKTGGRNSSGKITTRHKGGGHKRQYRVIDFRRSDKDGVPAKVAHIEYDPNRTARIALLHFVDGTKRYILAPAKLEQGAAVESGPNADIKPGNNLPLRNIPLGTVVHAVELRPAGGAKLGRSAGASIQLVAREGKYAQLRLPSGEVRNVDVRCRATVGAVGNAEQSNINWGKAGRMRWKGVRPTVRGVVMNPVDHPHGGGEGKTSGGRHPVNPNGKPEGRTRRPNKESDKLIVRRRRTKNKR, encoded by the coding sequence ATGGCTATCCGTAACCTCAAGCCGAACACACCGGGCCAACGCGGCTCGTCTGTGGCCGACTTCGCAGAGATCACCCGGGACACCCCGGAAAAGTCCCTGCTGCGCCCGCTGTCCAAAACAGGCGGCCGCAACAGCTCAGGCAAGATCACCACTCGTCACAAGGGTGGCGGGCATAAGCGGCAGTACCGCGTCATCGACTTCCGTCGCTCTGACAAGGACGGCGTGCCGGCAAAGGTCGCTCACATCGAGTACGACCCGAACCGCACCGCTCGCATCGCCCTGCTGCACTTCGTCGACGGCACCAAGCGCTACATCCTCGCCCCAGCCAAGCTGGAGCAGGGCGCAGCGGTTGAGTCCGGCCCGAATGCGGACATCAAGCCCGGCAACAACCTGCCGCTGCGCAACATCCCGCTCGGCACCGTGGTGCACGCAGTGGAGCTGCGACCAGCAGGCGGCGCGAAGCTCGGCCGTTCCGCAGGTGCCTCCATCCAGCTGGTCGCCCGTGAGGGCAAGTACGCCCAGCTGCGACTGCCCTCCGGTGAAGTTCGCAACGTCGATGTGCGCTGCCGGGCAACCGTCGGCGCCGTGGGCAACGCGGAGCAGTCCAACATCAACTGGGGCAAGGCAGGACGCATGCGCTGGAAGGGCGTTCGTCCGACCGTCCGCGGTGTTGTGATGAACCCGGTCGACCACCCGCACGGTGGTGGCGAGGGCAAGACCTCCGGCGGTCGCCATCCGGTGAACCCCAACGGCAAGCCAGAGGGCCGCACTCGCCGTCCGAACAAGGAAAGCGACAAGCTCATCGTGCGTCGCCGTCGTACCAAGAACAAGCGATAG
- the rpsS gene encoding 30S ribosomal protein S19, translating into MPRSLKKGPFVDQHLYLKVVAENEKGTKNVIKTWSRRSMIIPDMLGHTVAVHDGRKHIPVFITESMVGHKLGEFAPTRTFRGHVKDDKKGKRR; encoded by the coding sequence ATGCCACGCAGCTTGAAGAAGGGCCCCTTCGTTGATCAGCACCTGTACCTCAAGGTCGTCGCTGAGAACGAAAAGGGCACCAAGAATGTCATCAAGACATGGTCCCGCCGTTCCATGATCATCCCCGACATGCTGGGCCACACCGTGGCCGTGCATGACGGACGTAAGCACATCCCCGTGTTCATCACTGAGTCGATGGTCGGGCACAAGCTCGGCGAGTTCGCTCCGACGCGTACATTCCGCGGCCATGTGAAGGACGACAAGAAGGGCAAGCGCCGCTGA
- the rplV gene encoding 50S ribosomal protein L22 has product MEAKAIARYLRVTPMKARRVVDLVRGKQANEALAILKFAPQGATEPVYKVVASALANARQHADKEGVAFNEDAFFITEARVDEGPTMKRFRPRAQGRAFRINKRTSHVTIVVGAEEKGGDQ; this is encoded by the coding sequence ATGGAAGCCAAGGCAATTGCGCGCTACCTGCGTGTGACGCCTATGAAGGCCCGGCGCGTCGTCGACCTTGTCCGCGGCAAGCAGGCCAACGAAGCACTGGCCATTCTGAAGTTCGCCCCTCAGGGCGCTACAGAGCCGGTGTACAAGGTGGTCGCCTCTGCTCTGGCGAATGCTCGCCAGCATGCAGACAAGGAAGGAGTCGCCTTCAACGAAGACGCCTTCTTCATCACCGAGGCACGCGTCGACGAAGGTCCGACCATGAAGCGGTTCCGCCCCCGTGCGCAGGGCCGGGCGTTCCGCATCAACAAGCGCACCAGCCACGTCACCATCGTGGTCGGCGCCGAAGAGAAAGGTGGGGATCAGTAG
- the rpsC gene encoding 30S ribosomal protein S3, producing the protein MGQKINPNGFRLGITTDHISHWYADSTKAGQRYKDFVKEDVQIRELLAKTVERAGISKVEIERTRDRVRVDIHTARPGIVIGRRGAEADRIRSELEKLTAKQIQLNILEVKSPETDAQLVAQGVAEQLAARVAFRRAMKKAITSAMRSGAKGIRIQCAGRLGGAEMSRSEFYREGRVPLHTLRANIDFGKHEAKTTFGRIGVKVWVYKGDLTAKELAAQQAAQPSGRGGARGGRGGAGGARGGEERRRRGPGRGREAGAQAPAEAGSGAEGGQN; encoded by the coding sequence GTGGGACAGAAGATTAACCCCAATGGTTTCCGTCTGGGCATCACGACCGACCACATCTCACACTGGTACGCCGACTCCACGAAGGCCGGTCAGCGTTACAAGGACTTCGTGAAAGAAGACGTCCAGATCCGTGAGCTGTTGGCCAAGACCGTGGAGCGCGCCGGCATCTCGAAGGTTGAGATCGAGCGCACTCGCGATCGCGTCCGTGTGGACATCCACACTGCGCGCCCAGGCATCGTCATCGGTCGCCGCGGCGCCGAGGCCGACCGCATCCGCAGCGAACTGGAGAAGCTCACCGCCAAGCAGATCCAGCTGAACATCCTCGAGGTCAAGAGCCCCGAGACCGATGCTCAGCTGGTCGCCCAGGGTGTCGCCGAGCAGCTCGCAGCACGTGTGGCATTCCGCCGCGCGATGAAGAAGGCCATCACCTCGGCCATGCGCTCCGGTGCGAAGGGTATTCGTATCCAGTGCGCCGGTCGTCTCGGCGGCGCCGAGATGTCCCGCTCCGAGTTCTACCGTGAGGGACGAGTTCCGCTGCACACGCTGCGCGCGAACATCGACTTCGGCAAGCACGAGGCGAAGACCACCTTCGGCCGCATCGGCGTGAAGGTCTGGGTCTACAAGGGAGATCTCACTGCCAAGGAACTCGCCGCGCAGCAGGCTGCACAGCCTTCCGGTCGCGGTGGAGCTCGTGGCGGTCGCGGAGGAGCAGGCGGAGCCCGTGGTGGCGAAGAGCGTCGTCGTCGCGGTCCCGGCCGTGGACGCGAAGCCGGTGCCCAGGCACCCGCTGAAGCAGGTTCTGGCGCTGAAGGAGGGCAGAACTGA
- the rplP gene encoding 50S ribosomal protein L16 — protein sequence MLMPRRVKYRKPHRPKRRGQAKGGTELAFGEYGIQALDPAYVTNRQIEAARIAMTRHIKRGGKVWINIYPDQPLTKKPAEVRMGSGKGSPEWWIANVKPGRIMFELSGVSEEVAKEALRLAIHKLPMKARVISRESGE from the coding sequence ATGTTGATGCCACGTCGAGTCAAGTACCGCAAGCCCCACCGGCCTAAGCGCCGCGGGCAGGCAAAGGGCGGAACCGAGCTCGCCTTCGGCGAGTACGGCATCCAGGCCCTTGATCCGGCCTACGTGACGAACCGCCAGATTGAAGCTGCGCGTATCGCCATGACCCGCCACATCAAGCGTGGCGGCAAGGTCTGGATCAACATCTATCCCGACCAGCCACTGACGAAGAAGCCTGCCGAGGTCCGCATGGGCTCCGGCAAGGGTTCCCCGGAGTGGTGGATCGCCAACGTCAAGCCCGGACGCATCATGTTCGAGCTGTCCGGTGTCAGCGAGGAAGTCGCCAAAGAGGCGCTCCGGCTGGCAATCCACAAGCTGCCCATGAAGGCACGCGTGATCAGCCGAGAGAGTGGTGAGTGA
- the rpmC gene encoding 50S ribosomal protein L29, with protein MAVGTNELTVEKLAEMDSAGLAEALRSSKEELFNLRFQSATGQLENSSRLRDIKRDIARIYTVLRERELGIRENVDADAASSDSADEQNEEKAED; from the coding sequence ATGGCAGTTGGAACCAATGAGCTGACCGTTGAGAAGCTCGCAGAGATGGACTCCGCAGGCCTCGCCGAGGCGCTGCGTTCTTCCAAGGAAGAGCTGTTCAACCTCCGCTTCCAGTCCGCCACCGGCCAGCTGGAGAACTCCAGCCGGTTGAGGGACATCAAGCGCGACATCGCCCGTATCTACACGGTGCTGCGTGAGCGCGAGCTGGGCATTCGCGAGAATGTCGATGCCGACGCAGCCTCCTCTGATTCGGCCGATGAGCAGAACGAAGAGAAGGCTGAGGACTGA
- the rpsQ gene encoding 30S ribosomal protein S17 yields MSEASAETRNDRKTLRGVVVSDKMAKTIVVEVEDRRKHGLYGKIMKRHTKFMAHDETEQAGIGDTVVIAETRPLSASKRWRLAEIVEKAE; encoded by the coding sequence ATGAGCGAAGCATCTGCAGAAACCCGCAATGACCGTAAGACCCTGCGCGGCGTCGTCGTCTCCGACAAGATGGCCAAGACCATCGTCGTCGAGGTCGAGGATCGTCGTAAGCACGGCCTGTACGGCAAGATCATGAAGCGGCACACCAAATTCATGGCACATGATGAGACCGAGCAGGCAGGCATCGGCGATACCGTAGTCATCGCTGAGACCCGTCCGCTGTCAGCCTCCAAGCGCTGGCGGCTCGCCGAGATCGTCGAAAAGGCAGAGTGA
- the rplN gene encoding 50S ribosomal protein L14 — MIQQESRLKIADNTGAKEVLVIRVLGGSGRRYAGIGDTFVATVKDAIPGGNVKKGDVIKAVVVRSKKKTRRNDGSYISFDENAAVILKGDTPEPRGTRIFGPVGRELRDKKFMKIVSLAPEVL, encoded by the coding sequence GTGATTCAACAGGAATCGCGGCTCAAGATCGCCGACAACACCGGTGCCAAGGAAGTCCTTGTCATCCGTGTCCTCGGTGGATCGGGACGCCGCTATGCAGGTATCGGCGACACATTCGTCGCCACCGTCAAGGACGCAATTCCGGGCGGAAATGTCAAGAAGGGCGACGTCATCAAGGCTGTCGTCGTGCGTTCAAAGAAGAAGACCCGTCGCAACGACGGCTCCTACATCAGCTTCGACGAGAACGCTGCCGTCATCCTCAAGGGTGACACTCCGGAGCCGCGCGGTACCCGTATCTTCGGGCCGGTGGGTCGCGAACTGCGCGACAAGAAGTTCATGAAGATCGTCTCGCTCGCTCCGGAGGTGCTCTGA
- the rplX gene encoding 50S ribosomal protein L24 → MAKIKKDDLVQVLTGKDKGKQGKVLQVLPAKERVLVEGVNRMKRHLRAGQFGSTEGGIVESEATIHISNVAVVDPETGKPTRVGYRQETVERDGVSKTVRIRVAKASGKDL, encoded by the coding sequence ATGGCCAAGATCAAGAAAGACGACCTCGTCCAGGTCCTCACCGGCAAGGACAAGGGCAAGCAGGGCAAAGTCCTGCAGGTCCTGCCAGCCAAGGAGCGCGTCCTCGTCGAGGGCGTCAACCGCATGAAGCGTCACCTCCGTGCCGGCCAGTTCGGCAGCACCGAAGGTGGCATCGTGGAGTCTGAGGCCACCATCCACATCTCCAACGTCGCTGTGGTCGACCCCGAGACGGGCAAGCCGACTCGCGTGGGCTACCGGCAGGAGACCGTGGAGCGTGATGGCGTCAGCAAGACTGTGCGCATCCGCGTCGCCAAGGCCTCCGGAAAGGACCTGTGA
- the rplE gene encoding 50S ribosomal protein L5: MTEVQSQTEKTIPRLKNKYREDIRSTLQEEYGYSNVMEVPGLVKVVVNMGVGEAARDSKLIQGAVEDLTKITGQKPKVTRARKSIAQFKLREGMPIGTHTTLRGDRMWEFVDRLVTLALPRIRDFRGLSGKQFDGNGNYTFGLTEQSVFHEIDQDKIDRPRGMDITVVTTAKTDEEGRALLKALGFPFKTEQ; encoded by the coding sequence ATGACTGAGGTTCAGAGCCAGACTGAGAAGACCATCCCGCGGCTGAAGAACAAGTACCGCGAGGACATCCGGTCCACACTGCAGGAAGAGTACGGATACTCCAACGTCATGGAGGTCCCCGGCCTGGTCAAGGTCGTGGTCAACATGGGTGTCGGCGAGGCAGCTCGCGACTCCAAGCTCATCCAGGGCGCCGTCGAGGACCTGACCAAGATCACCGGTCAGAAGCCGAAGGTGACCCGTGCACGCAAGTCCATCGCGCAGTTCAAGCTGCGTGAAGGCATGCCGATCGGTACCCACACCACGCTGCGCGGCGATCGCATGTGGGAATTCGTGGACCGCCTGGTGACCCTCGCGCTGCCCCGCATCCGCGATTTCCGCGGACTCAGCGGCAAGCAGTTCGACGGCAACGGCAACTACACCTTCGGTTTGACCGAGCAGTCGGTGTTCCACGAGATCGACCAGGACAAGATCGATCGCCCCCGCGGCATGGACATCACCGTGGTGACCACCGCCAAGACTGACGAGGAAGGCCGCGCACTGCTCAAGGCGCTGGGCTTCCCCTTCAAGACCGAACAATAA
- the rpsH gene encoding 30S ribosomal protein S8 → MTMTDPVADMLTRLRNANSAFHDQVSMPSSKLKVRVADILKAEGYITEWREEEAEVGKTLAIDLKFGPNRERSIAGLRRISKPGLRVYAKSTNLPHVLGGLGIAILSTSSGLLTDRQAAKKGVGGEVLAYVW, encoded by the coding sequence ATGACAATGACTGACCCAGTCGCAGACATGCTGACACGTCTGCGCAATGCCAACTCGGCTTTCCACGATCAGGTGTCCATGCCCAGCTCGAAGCTGAAGGTGCGCGTGGCCGACATCCTGAAGGCGGAAGGTTACATCACCGAATGGCGCGAGGAGGAGGCCGAGGTCGGAAAGACCCTGGCCATCGACCTCAAGTTCGGCCCGAACCGTGAGCGTTCGATCGCCGGCCTGCGCCGCATCTCCAAGCCCGGTCTCCGGGTGTATGCGAAGTCCACCAACCTCCCGCACGTCTTGGGCGGCCTGGGCATCGCGATCCTGTCCACATCCTCCGGTCTCCTTACCGACCGGCAGGCAGCAAAGAAGGGCGTCGGTGGGGAAGTCCTCGCCTACGTCTGGTAA
- the rplF gene encoding 50S ribosomal protein L6, with product MSRIGRLPITLPAGVEVKLEGREVSVKGPKGELSRTLAEGITVANEDGTITVSRPNDERESRSLHGLTRTLINNMVIGVTEGYSKKLEIVGTGYRVLPKGDDLEFALGYSHPVPVKAPAGITFQVDGATKLSVVGIDKQQVGEVAANIRKLRKPDPYKGKGVRYEGEQIRRKAGKAGK from the coding sequence ATGTCACGCATCGGTCGTCTTCCGATCACCCTCCCTGCCGGCGTCGAGGTTAAGCTGGAAGGTCGCGAGGTCTCTGTCAAAGGGCCCAAGGGCGAACTTTCCCGCACTCTTGCCGAAGGCATCACCGTCGCCAATGAGGACGGCACCATCACGGTGTCCCGCCCCAACGACGAACGCGAATCACGTTCGCTGCACGGCCTGACCCGCACCCTGATCAACAACATGGTCATCGGTGTCACAGAGGGCTACTCCAAGAAGCTCGAGATCGTCGGCACCGGTTACCGTGTGCTGCCGAAGGGCGATGACCTGGAGTTTGCTCTCGGCTACTCGCACCCGGTTCCGGTGAAGGCCCCTGCGGGCATCACCTTCCAGGTCGATGGCGCCACCAAGCTGTCTGTCGTCGGTATCGACAAGCAGCAGGTCGGCGAGGTCGCCGCCAATATCCGCAAGCTGCGCAAGCCTGACCCGTACAAGGGCAAAGGCGTGCGTTACGAGGGCGAGCAGATTCGCCGCAAGGCCGGAAAGGCAGGTAAGTAA